Below is a window of Colias croceus chromosome 15, ilColCroc2.1 DNA.
TGTATCTACAGtttgatttattgttattattcacaatttaggcataataataacataaaaatttccCAATAAAAGTAGTTAATATAAATCATaagtacatttaaaataacagttGTAATTAGACACAAATTAATTCTGCACTGTGTCCCAATTAAGTCTGCGaaacaagtaaaaaaaaaacaagggCAGATGTACTAATGTGCTGAAGCGAGATAAAACATAAGTAGACAAAGAATCTTGTTCCATTGTACTCTCTCTATGAATCCAACCTTTCGAGCTCCTAGGACCCATAAAGAAACAGCCTCCTTTGCACTTAGAAGTACTTGTGACTTTGCTGTTCTGTCCGATGTGAATGCTGTGTCCTGTAATTCACTACATTTTAAAGCGGGTCCTGTTATTTGCATCTACTGGCTGTATTATATTGATGAGGAGTTCCTACTGAGACATTCAACTCTCAATGAAAATTAAGGGGTGATAAATGATACATGACCTCATAGGTTAATGTTGGAACATTCTGTAAATGCGATTGTTAGAAGTTTGAATTATATTGTAAGAAAATGAAACAGGAATTGATAGGATTAGCAATATATGATAAGTTAGTAAGGACATAACATACTCGGACGTTCTCAAGCTCCGTCTGTGTTATTTGTAGCTGCTCTAGCAATTCCTCTACTGATACCCGACTCATCTGACTCTGAGATCCCTCCTGTTCACCTTCCTGAAAATATGTTGAATTAtggaaaacataaattaaaaattaaaagaatacataattatattagaaaAATGAATATACCTTCTCCAAATCAAATTTAGCAGCCTCCAATCCTTTGTTATACATTTGAAGGTACATAGCACGCTGTCTATTCTCTTCATCCTGCAGCTGTCGACTGGCTTCCTCCAACTGCTTCTCTAAAACGTGTATTCTCTCTTTAGCTTGCTCATAATTAGGTAACAATTCACAGTATCTCGTATTCACATCTGATAATTTCTGAAGTAATGCTTCAACTTTGTCATTATGGGCCTTCTTCATTTCTTGTGTCTCCCCCACATGTGCACGCATGACATCTTCTACTTTTTTCTCATAGaatgatattaaatttcttcTTTCTTCATCGCTGTCAACTGCTTCAGTCATGCAGGAAGCATCATGTGTCAGCATGTGAACGGATTCCTTAGAATGCAATGATGAGTTAGTGAGATCATCAAAGTGACCAGAATCAGTAAAGGATCCTTGCATTTCATTTCGGCTTCGGGTAGGTGTCCGATCTTTGAACAAAGGACTGTCTGTCACATCATAGGATCTACATTgatctttgaatttaatactTTGCTCTTCAATAGAAGCCTCATCATTGTTCTCCCTTATAGTGACAATCTCGCTCGAGTTGGACTTTTCATCAGGTGAAAATATTGATGCTTTGTACAGACGTAGTTCCACAACCTCTTTTGTGAGCTGGAATATTTCACTATCTTTTTTCTCCAAATCCTTTTTTGCCTGGGTAAGTAGACTTTTCAGACGACGAATCTGTTTTTGTGCGCGTTGTGTTGGTGTAAGATATTCCTCTCCTGCAAGGCCGGCGTGTGAGGAACAGTGCAACACGTAACGCATGGACCTTCCACTAAATGTTGTACCATTGAATGGTGCATAGCCTGCATCTACTGAAGCCGCTGTGGCTGCGCTACCATAGCTGTGGAGAGACTCGTCGTCGGGCAGATCTTCCGGGGAGCCCGGTGGGGTATGGGCAGAATCTGTCATACTCATTTTCCTGTCCATACATTcctgtatttttaaacaagattttttaggTCTACCTTGCGTGTTGGCATTAAatgactgaaaaaaaaaaataaggtatTGAAGATGATAGATAACAATCTATttgattcaaaataaatttaaaaacataggtaggtattttaaataaagaattatttttactgttaAACTATTCAGGCTGAAAAGTGTGTCAACATGTCAATAAACCCATCGCGTTTGCTTGTTTTCAGCGGGTTGACACGTTTACGCAAAGTGGCAGAGTCGATACCATATTGtttcagtaggtacctaattgcAAAACTTACTTGACTTCGAGGACGATGGCTTGGCTCTGGTAAACGAGAGCCATCGTTCcgttgtttttgatttatgttTTCCGTGATTACTGGAATGTATTTCCTTGTAAGTAAAGGTGAGCGCTGCACCATTTTTTCACCGCGCAGCCGCAGTGATGAAGCTCGTCGGAAATTCCCTATGATATTTCCCGCGCTGTAAACCTCGTCCTGGAATTCTGCAATCCTCCTACTAGTATTTCTGTTCatcattttctttattagttctCATTGACGAAGTGTTCTGAAAAACAAGTGCTAATTAAATTGAAGTCACGTTTTGCAAACGCAAAGCAAAACAAACGAATCAAtcacagataaaatatgaatatcgaaatgaaaattcatgttctatatagataattaaaaattatatttatttaaaatcaagtACCTACAcaactaataatttttttttaataacatagcATAAAAAGCAACATCAggaataacaatatattatttttacccatcgttaattattattaagcgGCTCAAAATAAAGGTGtctcataatttaaaatttaaatacagtaAGAAATACAGCATGGAGATATTCTTAATAGCTTAAAGAGagatttaacaatattattaccatctctttttttgtaaacatagGAAAAATTTATTTAGCCCTGGCTCAAATCTGCGCAGAAGTAAATAAGAATTATAAGAATTCTAGAAAATGCAGATTCCGATTGATCAGAAATGCTTATTGCTTGCGATAAAATTTCTGAAATAGCTATTAACTCAACAATGCCACTACTgtactatactaatattataaagctgaagagtttgtttgtttgtttgaacgcactaatctcgggaactactggtccgatttgaaaaattatttcggtgttagatagcccatttatcgaggaaggttataggctatatttcatcacgctacgggcaacaggagtggagccacggtggtgaaaccgcgcggagcagctagtatttaatatttacctagGTATTTGGACGCCCGCGCCGCGGCCGCGACTTTGGTTTCATGTATGTAAGAATGTAATTTTacattagataaaaatatgagggctttaacatttaattgaattttcatAATCTTTAGAGCTCCAATGTTTTTTTCAGTCGTATTATATTAGTCTACAAactgcataatataatacctatacatattatttcaattttatagtttttagtttttaatgcaattaaaaaaaaaaacattaatataaattatagaacCTAAATTTCGCTTGTATTTTGAAATGCATTTGGGGGTTAGTTGCATCGCGGGTCgattacctacattaaaatttttatacctaTGACTGCGCGAACCTGATGCGCCGTAGGGAACGGGTTAACCCATTTAATCAGAGTAGGAAAATCTATacgtatacatataataaatctgtagaagggtcaattctgtacattgaaaatattgaaaaagtaaatagCATTTGGATgtgtgttactggatcgaccaaacccaaatatgtgattaaaaattttttgtctgtctgtctgtctgtatgtgaagacatcacgtgaaaactaatggttcgatttcgatgaaacttggtataattacaccttattatcctgggcgtaaaatgggatactttttatcctggaaaaatacgtagaaaaaaagtaatcctaatttttcagttttatccatagacgttgttctgtagaacctcgaacacacgttgcgtattattataggcctagccgattTCTGACCAatcaaaatggagaaaatataaaccatccacgcgaagaccgacatccgctcggacggagtcgcgggcggaagctagtccatattaaaattataaatgcgaaagtataataagtatctgtctgtctgttactcaatcacgcctaaactactgaaccaatttgcatgaaatttggtatggagatattttgatacccgagaaaggacataggctaccttttattgcgaaatatgtaccacgggcgaagccggggcccggggcggaccactagtattgaAAGACTTTattcactttaataatatgtggGTAGTTATTAATCTACCTGTAAAGTTATCATAACTAACTTTATCGGAAAATTTTCGTTTTTTTgtttagtaatatttaaattaatcgaccccagtaacataggctatttTCATTATCCCTAATCTGGTTAATAACTGCTTGGTATCCCGTATTCGTATGTCAAAGGAAATTCCATTGGcttttttatcaaatagaAAAGCTGTTTggtaaaaaattgttaaaattttcattttattctaCCAAACCGTGACGttgctatttataataatttcttgGTAGTTATTGCGTCTTGCACAGACAATCGTAGTTTAACGTACCGAAAATTTCAAGGTCTTACCTTCAGCagttattatttgtttcgACATTGTAAACTAGCACAAccaattattttgtttagttaatatttaattaataataacttcTACAAAGGAAagaagtataaataat
It encodes the following:
- the LOC123697989 gene encoding protein quick-to-court isoform X2, giving the protein MMNRNTSRRIAEFQDEVYSAGNIIGNFRRASSLRLRGEKMVQRSPLLTRKYIPVITENINQKQRNDGSRLPEPSHRPRSQSFNANTQGRPKKSCLKIQECMDRKMSMTDSAHTPPGSPEDLPDDESLHSYGSAATAASVDAGYAPFNGTTFSGRSMRYVLHCSSHAGLAGEEYLTPTQRAQKQIRRLKSLLTQAKKDLEKKDSEIFQLTKEVVELRLYKASIFSPDEKSNSSEIVTIRENNDEASIEEQSIKFKDQCRSYDVTDSPLFKDRTPTRSRNEMQGSFTDSGHFDDLTNSSLHSKESVHMLTHDASCMTEAVDSDEERRNLISFYEKKVEDVMRAHVGETQEMKKAHNDKVEALLQKLSDVNTRYCELLPNYEQAKERIHVLEKQLEEASRQLQDEENRQRAMYLQMYNKGLEAAKFDLEKEGEQEGSQSQMSRVSVEELLEQLQITQTELENVRAMYRRIVESQKGSKSNVDPEVTLQFLKSAIYYFLTDPENHQGHLNAIENILGFTEAEKTNIRKARTT
- the LOC123697989 gene encoding protein quick-to-court isoform X1, whose translation is MMNRNTSRRIAEFQDEVYSAGNIIGNFRRASSLRLRGEKMVQRSPLLTRKYIPVITENINQKQRNDGSRLPEPSHRPRSQSFNANTQGRPKKSCLKIQECMDRKMSMTDSAHTPPGSPEDLPDDESLHSYGSAATAASVDAGYAPFNGTTFSGRSMRYVLHCSSHAGLAGEEYLTPTQRAQKQIRRLKSLLTQAKKDLEKKDSEIFQLTKEVVELRLYKASIFSPDEKSNSSEIVTIRENNDEASIEEQSIKFKDQCRSYDVTDSPLFKDRTPTRSRNEMQGSFTDSGHFDDLTNSSLHSKESVHMLTHDASCMTEAVDSDEERRNLISFYEKKVEDVMRAHVGETQEMKKAHNDKVEALLQKLSDVNTRYCELLPNYEQAKERIHVLEKQLEEASRQLQDEENRQRAMYLQMYNKGLEAAKFDLEKEGEQEGSQSQMSRVSVEELLEQLQITQTELENVRDTAFTSDRTAKSQVLLSAKEAVSLWVLGARKAMYRRIVESQKGSKSNVDPEVTLQFLKSAIYYFLTDPENHQGHLNAIENILGFTEAEKTNIRKARTT